A single Lolium perenne isolate Kyuss_39 chromosome 6, Kyuss_2.0, whole genome shotgun sequence DNA region contains:
- the LOC127309416 gene encoding myb family transcription factor MOF1-like isoform X1 has product MAKTTCGRSGGFVRRYTRSTVPRMRWTAELQQSFLRAVDCLGGPDSAKATPKRILQLMDVGGLTISHVKSHLQMYRCTPHGIGKKEMQPQLPPKNHSFAIHEQGTKGFIVPPMKRAKFGTTGVAATYTSMQGNSDMRMMMVVPGSQCCGIDDYVRAQAMSMDRRCVNEEGLRWQTDAAASANLQELGGPWVQVQWPDDPSKVRQVTKPEAPHHMNHTARTLPSVESYPSWSFLFSSATTGEDEPGDSVDNKRSPSPWFALEQRALNDVFSCPSDSSCVLSPSPRSFSDCSGPPGCSFAGQHVNLELSLSIPGS; this is encoded by the exons ATGGCGAAGACTACCTGCGGGAGGAGCGGCGGGTTCGTGAGGCGGTACACCAGGTCCACGGTGCCCAGGATGCGGTGGACTGCCGAGCTCCAGCAGAGCTTCCTGCGAGCCGTCGACTGCCTCGGCGGCCCAGACAGCGCCA AGGCAACCCCGAAGCGCATTCTTCAGCTCATGGATGTCGGAGGGCTCACCATATCCCATGTCAAGAGCCACCTTCAG ATGTACAGATGCACACCGCATGGCATTGGGAAGAAAG AGATGCAGCCACAGCTTCCTCCCAAGAATCACTCATTTGCCATTCATGAGCAAGGCACCAAAGGATTCATAGTCCCGCCCATGAAAAG GGCCAAGTTTGGGACGACGGGAGTTGCGGCAACATACACGAGCATGCAAGGAAACAGTGATATGAGGATGATGATGGTGGTTCCTGGCAGCCAGTGCTGCGGCATTGATGATTACGTGCGAGCGCAAGCAATGTCCATGGACAGGAGGTGCGTAAACGAGGAGGGCCTCCGGTGGCAGACTGATGCTGCCGCTTCTGCAAACCTCCAGGAATTAGGAGGACCTTGGGTGCAAGTGCAATGGCCTGACGACCCCTCTAAGGTACGCCAG GTTACCAAACCGGAAGCACCCCATCATATGAACCATACGGCGAGAACACTACCTTCCGTGGAGAGCTACCCAAGTTGGAGCTTCCTGTTCAGCAGTGCGACGACCGGAGAAGACGAGCCGGGCGACTCGGTGGACAAcaaacgctcgccgtcgccgtggTTTGCCTTGGAGCAGAGAGCTCTGAACGACGTCTTTTCCTGTCCCAGCGACAGCAGCTGCGTGCTCTCGCCGTCGCCGAGGAGCTTCAGCGACTGCTCAGGGCCTCCGGGCTGCAGCTTTGCTGGGCAGCATGTTAACCTGGAACTTTCCCTGTCGATCCCTGGATCCTAA
- the LOC127309416 gene encoding myb family transcription factor MOF1-like isoform X2: protein MAKTTCGRSGGFVRRYTRSTVPRMRWTAELQQSFLRAVDCLGGPDSAKATPKRILQLMDVGGLTISHVKSHLQMYRCTPHGIGKKEMQPQLPPKNHSFAIHEQGTKGFIVPPMKRAKFGTTGVAATYTSMQGNSDMRMMMVVPGSQCCGIDDYVRAQAMSMDRRCVNEEGLRWQTDAAASANLQELGGPWVQVQWPDDPSKVTKPEAPHHMNHTARTLPSVESYPSWSFLFSSATTGEDEPGDSVDNKRSPSPWFALEQRALNDVFSCPSDSSCVLSPSPRSFSDCSGPPGCSFAGQHVNLELSLSIPGS, encoded by the exons ATGGCGAAGACTACCTGCGGGAGGAGCGGCGGGTTCGTGAGGCGGTACACCAGGTCCACGGTGCCCAGGATGCGGTGGACTGCCGAGCTCCAGCAGAGCTTCCTGCGAGCCGTCGACTGCCTCGGCGGCCCAGACAGCGCCA AGGCAACCCCGAAGCGCATTCTTCAGCTCATGGATGTCGGAGGGCTCACCATATCCCATGTCAAGAGCCACCTTCAG ATGTACAGATGCACACCGCATGGCATTGGGAAGAAAG AGATGCAGCCACAGCTTCCTCCCAAGAATCACTCATTTGCCATTCATGAGCAAGGCACCAAAGGATTCATAGTCCCGCCCATGAAAAG GGCCAAGTTTGGGACGACGGGAGTTGCGGCAACATACACGAGCATGCAAGGAAACAGTGATATGAGGATGATGATGGTGGTTCCTGGCAGCCAGTGCTGCGGCATTGATGATTACGTGCGAGCGCAAGCAATGTCCATGGACAGGAGGTGCGTAAACGAGGAGGGCCTCCGGTGGCAGACTGATGCTGCCGCTTCTGCAAACCTCCAGGAATTAGGAGGACCTTGGGTGCAAGTGCAATGGCCTGACGACCCCTCTAAG GTTACCAAACCGGAAGCACCCCATCATATGAACCATACGGCGAGAACACTACCTTCCGTGGAGAGCTACCCAAGTTGGAGCTTCCTGTTCAGCAGTGCGACGACCGGAGAAGACGAGCCGGGCGACTCGGTGGACAAcaaacgctcgccgtcgccgtggTTTGCCTTGGAGCAGAGAGCTCTGAACGACGTCTTTTCCTGTCCCAGCGACAGCAGCTGCGTGCTCTCGCCGTCGCCGAGGAGCTTCAGCGACTGCTCAGGGCCTCCGGGCTGCAGCTTTGCTGGGCAGCATGTTAACCTGGAACTTTCCCTGTCGATCCCTGGATCCTAA
- the LOC127306711 gene encoding uncharacterized protein isoform X1: protein MAAPEPEPESRHETETPAPSREPPLEPVADAAADRALQPWEQHAAVINLPRYDYRASGSLLLRSHSGFLITCPIKREKSATKEAISILGEYISHASSHSSENLEPCCMEAAPKKRKLCSEASEIEHSEDTVANGRSDASESTGCIEVEASSCHSKTSEDVDRTSNLSLVKLSMSGLLFFSFPSGGVHVIQMLTEVFHSLRSGKLKSPQWCHRIFPIQETCILSETELHATVSKLFLDFFKNKRDQHEPIKTRTPICCQDSPVAGLAPHLVVLRTALLQVGYNRRGIDETVTKTQKNDDNSSTQQALMHREQCFKVVAGAIKSVSEGAIVDLKSPEVAILVEVLPISGVPIGSSVAGVSVLPAELFSAKPRLCVKALVSDTKAKKK from the exons ATGGCggcgccggagccggagccggagtccAGGCACGAGACGGAAACCCCAGCACCGTCCCGCGAGCCGCCGCTGGAGCCGGTAGCTGACGCCGCCGCCGACCGGGCGCTCCAGCCGTGGGAGCAGCACGCTGCGGTGATCAACCTCCCGCGCTACGACTACCGCGCGTCGGGCTCCCTCCTCCTCCGCTCCCACTCCGGTTTCCTCATCACCTGTCCAATCA AGCGGGAGAAAAGTGCAACCAAGGAAGCCATTTCTATTCTTGGAGAG TACATTAGTCATGCAAGCAGCCATAGTTCTGAAAACTTGGAACCATGTTGTATGGAAGCTGCACCAAAGAAAAGAAAATTATGTTCTGAGGCTTCAGAAATTGAACATTCAGAAGATACAGTAGCAAATGGGAGAAGCGATGCTTCAGAATCGACTG GCTGCATTGAAGTAGAAGCGAGTTCGTGTCACTCCAAGACAAGTGAAGATGTTGATAGGACTTCAAATCTCTCATTGGTTAAGTTATCAATGAGTGGtttgcttttcttttctttccctAGTGGAGGCGTTCATGTTATTCAGATGCTTACCGAAGTGTTTCATTCACTGAGATCTGGGAAGCTTAAATCTCCACA ATGGTGTCACCGCATATTTCCTATTCAGGAAACCTGTATTCTGTCAGAAACAGAGCTACATGCCACCGTATCAAAGTTATTCCTTGATTTCTTCAAGAATAAACGAGACCAACACGAACCTATCAAG ACTAGGACACCAATCTGCTGCCAGGACTCTCCTGTTGCTGGACTGGCTCCACATCTTGTCGTGTTGCGGACGGCGCTGTTGCAAG TTGGCTATAATAGGAGAGGCATTGATGAAACTGTTACTAAGACTCAGAAGAATGACGATAACAGCTCAACTCAACAAGCTTTGATGCATAGGGAACAATGTTTCAAGGTGGTTGCTGGTGCTATCAAATCAGTTTCTGAGGGTGCAATTGTTGATCTCAAATCTCCTGAG GTGGCAATACTTGTGGAGGTGCTACCAATTTCTGGGGTACCCATTGGATCTTCGGTGGCTGGGGTATCTGTTCTCCCAGCTGAACTCTTCTCGGCTAAGCCTCGTCTTTGTGTTAAGGCTTTGGTATCTGATACAAAAGCAAAGAAGAAGTGA
- the LOC127306711 gene encoding uncharacterized protein isoform X2, which translates to MAAPEPEPESRHETETPAPSREPPLEPVADAAADRALQPWEQHAAVINLPRYDYRASGSLLLRSHSGFLITCPIKREKSATKEAISILGEYISHASSHSSENLEPCCMEAAPKKRKLCSEASEIEHSEDTVANGRSDASESTGCIEVEASSCHSKTSEDVDRTSNLSLVKLSMSGLLFFSFPSGGVHVIQMLTEVFHSLRSGKLKSPQWCHRIFPIQETCILSETELHATVSKLFLDFFKNKRDQHEPIKDSPVAGLAPHLVVLRTALLQVGYNRRGIDETVTKTQKNDDNSSTQQALMHREQCFKVVAGAIKSVSEGAIVDLKSPEVAILVEVLPISGVPIGSSVAGVSVLPAELFSAKPRLCVKALVSDTKAKKK; encoded by the exons ATGGCggcgccggagccggagccggagtccAGGCACGAGACGGAAACCCCAGCACCGTCCCGCGAGCCGCCGCTGGAGCCGGTAGCTGACGCCGCCGCCGACCGGGCGCTCCAGCCGTGGGAGCAGCACGCTGCGGTGATCAACCTCCCGCGCTACGACTACCGCGCGTCGGGCTCCCTCCTCCTCCGCTCCCACTCCGGTTTCCTCATCACCTGTCCAATCA AGCGGGAGAAAAGTGCAACCAAGGAAGCCATTTCTATTCTTGGAGAG TACATTAGTCATGCAAGCAGCCATAGTTCTGAAAACTTGGAACCATGTTGTATGGAAGCTGCACCAAAGAAAAGAAAATTATGTTCTGAGGCTTCAGAAATTGAACATTCAGAAGATACAGTAGCAAATGGGAGAAGCGATGCTTCAGAATCGACTG GCTGCATTGAAGTAGAAGCGAGTTCGTGTCACTCCAAGACAAGTGAAGATGTTGATAGGACTTCAAATCTCTCATTGGTTAAGTTATCAATGAGTGGtttgcttttcttttctttccctAGTGGAGGCGTTCATGTTATTCAGATGCTTACCGAAGTGTTTCATTCACTGAGATCTGGGAAGCTTAAATCTCCACA ATGGTGTCACCGCATATTTCCTATTCAGGAAACCTGTATTCTGTCAGAAACAGAGCTACATGCCACCGTATCAAAGTTATTCCTTGATTTCTTCAAGAATAAACGAGACCAACACGAACCTATCAAG GACTCTCCTGTTGCTGGACTGGCTCCACATCTTGTCGTGTTGCGGACGGCGCTGTTGCAAG TTGGCTATAATAGGAGAGGCATTGATGAAACTGTTACTAAGACTCAGAAGAATGACGATAACAGCTCAACTCAACAAGCTTTGATGCATAGGGAACAATGTTTCAAGGTGGTTGCTGGTGCTATCAAATCAGTTTCTGAGGGTGCAATTGTTGATCTCAAATCTCCTGAG GTGGCAATACTTGTGGAGGTGCTACCAATTTCTGGGGTACCCATTGGATCTTCGGTGGCTGGGGTATCTGTTCTCCCAGCTGAACTCTTCTCGGCTAAGCCTCGTCTTTGTGTTAAGGCTTTGGTATCTGATACAAAAGCAAAGAAGAAGTGA
- the LOC127306711 gene encoding uncharacterized protein isoform X3: protein MAAPEPEPESRHETETPAPSREPPLEPVADAAADRALQPWEQHAAVINLPRYDYRASGSLLLRSHSGFLITCPIKREKSATKEAISILGEYISHASSHSSENLEPCCMEAAPKKRKLCSEASEIEHSEDTVANGRSDASESTGCIEVEASSCHSKTSEDVDRTSNLSLVKLSMSGLLFFSFPSGGVHVIQMLTEVFHSLRSGKLKSPQWCHRIFPIQETCILSETELHATVSKLFLDFFKNKRDQHEPIKFAVGYNRRGIDETVTKTQKNDDNSSTQQALMHREQCFKVVAGAIKSVSEGAIVDLKSPEVAILVEVLPISGVPIGSSVAGVSVLPAELFSAKPRLCVKALVSDTKAKKK from the exons ATGGCggcgccggagccggagccggagtccAGGCACGAGACGGAAACCCCAGCACCGTCCCGCGAGCCGCCGCTGGAGCCGGTAGCTGACGCCGCCGCCGACCGGGCGCTCCAGCCGTGGGAGCAGCACGCTGCGGTGATCAACCTCCCGCGCTACGACTACCGCGCGTCGGGCTCCCTCCTCCTCCGCTCCCACTCCGGTTTCCTCATCACCTGTCCAATCA AGCGGGAGAAAAGTGCAACCAAGGAAGCCATTTCTATTCTTGGAGAG TACATTAGTCATGCAAGCAGCCATAGTTCTGAAAACTTGGAACCATGTTGTATGGAAGCTGCACCAAAGAAAAGAAAATTATGTTCTGAGGCTTCAGAAATTGAACATTCAGAAGATACAGTAGCAAATGGGAGAAGCGATGCTTCAGAATCGACTG GCTGCATTGAAGTAGAAGCGAGTTCGTGTCACTCCAAGACAAGTGAAGATGTTGATAGGACTTCAAATCTCTCATTGGTTAAGTTATCAATGAGTGGtttgcttttcttttctttccctAGTGGAGGCGTTCATGTTATTCAGATGCTTACCGAAGTGTTTCATTCACTGAGATCTGGGAAGCTTAAATCTCCACA ATGGTGTCACCGCATATTTCCTATTCAGGAAACCTGTATTCTGTCAGAAACAGAGCTACATGCCACCGTATCAAAGTTATTCCTTGATTTCTTCAAGAATAAACGAGACCAACACGAACCTATCAAG TTTGCAGTTGGCTATAATAGGAGAGGCATTGATGAAACTGTTACTAAGACTCAGAAGAATGACGATAACAGCTCAACTCAACAAGCTTTGATGCATAGGGAACAATGTTTCAAGGTGGTTGCTGGTGCTATCAAATCAGTTTCTGAGGGTGCAATTGTTGATCTCAAATCTCCTGAG GTGGCAATACTTGTGGAGGTGCTACCAATTTCTGGGGTACCCATTGGATCTTCGGTGGCTGGGGTATCTGTTCTCCCAGCTGAACTCTTCTCGGCTAAGCCTCGTCTTTGTGTTAAGGCTTTGGTATCTGATACAAAAGCAAAGAAGAAGTGA